The Kwoniella shivajii chromosome 7, complete sequence genome includes a region encoding these proteins:
- a CDS encoding carbamoyl-phosphate synthase, large subunit yields MAPSVPGFEGVVPSSDIPAIQQAASMAPAIHAAVDVTPPSSPAPAATSPRPAANRASSFVAPAPKPLGSLHPPATLKGIDYEGMPAELKWEEAMGEPDAVLELADGLALAGHSFGAKKSVAGECVFQTGMVGYPESLTDPSYSSQILILTYPLIGNYGVPERPNVSASSVPTSEDAHNVPPSTQLLDSLPLEFESSHIHIAALVVANYHPSYSHHLANSSLGQWLKEQGIPAIWGVDTRMLTKRLREGGVLLGRVLAKQGASAIEGQERGREAQSGVLGGVSRLLNGLSAPSMLRSNSTDNLALNWKEDYESIPFHDPNGINLVAKVSTQQPTVYTATTGSEKKINPRTGKQLRVIAVDVGMKWNQIRCFRDRGVEVKVVPWNYDFNAEADSYDGLFISNGPGDPSMVKETIANLSRALESSKVPIFGICLGHQLLALASGASTRKMKYGNRGMNLPCTCSSSGRCYITSQNHGYEVDVTTLKNGWEAFFTNANDESNEGIWMGKDGKPFFSVQFHPESAPGPRDTEFIFDVFIKSMVDSAAAGKLVPIDMPGGELADNIAARPKEHVKKVLVLGSGGLSIGQAGEFDYSGSQAIKALKEEGIYTILVNPNIATIQTSKGLADKVYFLPVTAEFVLKIIKHEKPDGIYCTFGGQTALGVGIKLKDEFAKLGVKVLGTPIETIITTEDRDLFAKAMEEIGEKCAESASAVTLEEAKVAANNIGYPVIIRAAFALGGLGSGFAQNDEELTELCNKAFATSPQVLVEKSMKGWKEIEYEVVRDCRNNCITVCNMENFDPLGIHTGDSIVVAPSQTLSDADYNMLRTTAVNVIRHLGVIGECNIQYALNPYSKEYCIIEVNARLSRSSALASKATGYPLAFIAAKLGLNIPLNEIKNSVTKLTSACFEPSLDYCVVKIPRWDLKKFNRVSTALSSSMKSVGEVMAIGRTFEETIQKAIRCIDDQFPGFGEHTFVEDIDYELANPTDKRLFAIATALKRGYSVEKLNKMSNIDPWFLTRLERLSKTEKLISNYNASTVPNQLIRNAKQLGFSDRQIAKALSSNELAVRRLRIEAGISPFVKQIDTVAAEFPAFTNYLYTTYNASEHDVTFDDNGVMVLGSGVYRIGSSVEFDWCAVRAIRTLRQQGMKTVMINYNPETVSTDYDEADKLYFENISLETVLDIYDIERSSGLVLSMGGQTPNNIALALHRQNVKIYGTSPEMIDTAENRYKFSRMLDKIGVDQPLWRELTSFSEAKTFCDKVGYPVLVRPSYVLSGAAMNVVFSEDDLESYLGQATDVSRDHPVVISKYIEEAKEIEMDAVARDGKMVMHYISEHVENAGVHSGDATLILPPQDLDPETIRKIEIATQKIGQALNVTGPYNIQFIAKDNEIKVIECNLRAARSFPFVSKVTGIDAIELATKVMLGLPVTPYPDVKMPPNYVGVKVPQFSFSRLSGADPILGVEMASTGEVACFGKDKYEAYLKALISTGILPPKKNILLSVGSFKEKMEMLPVVHKLHRQGYNLFATAGTSDFFQEHGIPVKFLEALGSENDLNPQKAEYSLTQHLANNLIDLYINLPSKNRSRRPASYISQGYRSRRMAVDFAIPLITNVKCAKLFIEAILKKPTFDITSVDYKTSHETFTFPSLVSVQAFVPGAAEPNSNDFGEASQAAIRGGFTVMQMVPQGVASAVEDEISLQRAQANATGASHCDYFFSVAATADNASRLGDALAAGAKALFIPFNNFFGSVNKVTSVAQHFAAWPADKPIVTDARATDLASILLLASLNARSIHIASVSTRDDILLIALAKEKGLNVTCDVSIYALFYSQSDFPGAKCLPTAEDQQALWDNLATIDIFSVGVLPFELGTALGKPISASSGVAESLPLLLTAVADGRLTLEDISVRLSENPRAVFGLPDQAQTYVEVEVNRKSLFSQDGKTWSPLDGKSIAGAIHRVVISNHSVFLDGLSFSMPLGRDVSTAGSRISATKQPRGSFASKKRPSFSALRSPTFDRSSSFGPPAPVNDKLMSLSSIHPVNVSPVRNLLSLQTHPAFTRRHILSVKQFDREDLHVLFNLASEMRSQVERTGSVDTLRGRVLCTLFYEPSTRTSTSFEAAMKRCGGEVVQVTASTSSVQKGESLADTIRTVGCYSDAVVLRHPAVGSSKSAAKSSPVPIINAGDGIGEHPTQSLLDVFCIREELGSVNGITVTLIGDLKNGRTVHSLVKLLSLYDVTLNFVSPPSLTMPDSVKSEASRAGVRWYESTTLSDDIIAKSDVLYATRVQKERFENLGEYESVKDIYVINNDVLAKAKESAIVMHPLPRVNEIDPEVDFDSKRAAYFRQMRYGLFVRMALLTLVLGA; encoded by the exons ATGGCCCCTTCCGTACCGGGATTTGAGGGTGTAGTACCTTCCAGCGATATTCCCGCTATACAGCAGGCCGCATCAATGGCCCCTGCCATTCACGCAGCTGTAGATGTTACCCCCCCTAGCTCCCCTGCTCCTGCAGCGACATCCCCTCGACCCGCTGCCAACAGAGCTTCATCTTTCGTAGCTCCTGCTCCTAAACCTTTGGGAAGTCTTCACCCTCCCGCTACTCTAAAAGGTATCGACTATGAAGGTATGCCTGCAGAGTTAAAGTGGGAAGAAGCTATGGGTGAACCCGATGCAGTGCTGGAACTCGCCGACGGTTTGGCCTTGGCTGGTCACTCTTTTGGAGCAAAGAAATCAGTAGCTGGAGAATGTGTCTTCCAAACTG GTATGGTCGGTTATCCCGAGTCTTTAACCGACCCTTCTTACTCTTCTCAAATCCTCATCCTCACCTACCCCTTAATTGGTAACTACGGTGTGCCCGAAAGGCCCAATGTCTCTGCCTCCAGCGTCCCAACTTCAGAGGATGCTCACAATGTCCCTCCCTCGACTCAACTCCTTGACTCCCTCCCTCTTGAGTTCGAGTCTTCCCATATCCACATCGCTGCGCTTGTGGTTGCCAACTATCATCCCAGTTACTCTCATCACCTTGCCAACTCCAGTCTTGGCCAATGGCTCAAGGAACAAGGGATTCCCGCTATTTGGGGTGTCGACACAAGGATGTTGACTAAAAGATTGCGAGAAGGTGGTGTGCTTCTTGGTCGAGTTCTCGCCAAGCAAGGTGCTTCCGCTATCGAAGGTCAAGAACGAGGTCGAGAAGCTCAATCTGGTGTCCTCGGAGGTGTATCAAGACTTCTCAACGGTCTTTCCGCTCCATCCATGCTTCGTTCCAACTCCACCGACAACCTTGCTCTCAATTGGAAGGAAGATTATGAGTCTATCCCATTCCACGATCCCAACGGAATAAATCTCGTCGCAAAAGTATCCACACAACAACCTACCGTGTATACTGCTACCACCGGCTCggagaagaaaatcaacCCTCGAACTGGTAAACAGTTGAGAGTTATCGCTGTTGACGTCGGAATGAAATGGAACCAAATTAGATGTTTCAGAGACCGAGGTGTAGAAGTCAAGGTTGTTCCTTGG AACTACGACTTCAATGCTGAGGCTGATTCATACGACGGTCTTTTCATTTCCAACGGTCCTGGTGACCCTTCCATGGTCAAAGAAACCATCGCCAACCTTTCTCGAGCCCTCGAATCCAGCAAAGTTCCCATCTTCGGTATCTGTCTCGGTCATCAGCTTCTCGCCTTAGCTTCCGGCGCTTCCACTCGAAAGATGAAGTACGGAAACCGTGGTATGAACTTGCCATGTACTTGTTCATCTTCCGGTCGATGTTACATCACCTCTCAGAATCATGGTTACGAAGTTGATGTAACCACTCTCAAGAACGGCTGGgaagctttcttcaccaACGCCAACGACGAATCTAACGAAGGTATCTGGATGGGTAAAGATGGcaaacccttcttctcagTTCAATTCCACCCCGAGTCAGCTCCAGGTCCTCGAGATACCGAGTTCATCTTCGATGTATTCATCAAGAGCATGGTGGACAGCGCCGCTGCTGGCAAACTCGTCCCTATCGACATGCCTGGCGGTGAACTCGCCGACAACATCGCTGCTCGTCCCAAGGAGCACGTAAAGAAAGTATTAGTCCTTGGTTCAGGTGGTCTTTCTATCGGTCAAGCCGGAGAATTCGATTATTCTGGTTCTCAAGCTATTAAAGCCTTAAAGGAGGAGGGTATCTACACCATCCTTGTTAACCCCAACATTGCTACCATCCAGACCTCCAAAGGTCTCGCAGACAAAGTTTACTTCCTTCCTGTCACTGCGGAGTTCGTTCTCAAGATTATCAAGCATGAGAAGCCCGATGGTATTTACTGTACTTTCGGTGGTCAGACCGCCCTTGGCGTCGGTATCAAACTGAAGGACGAATTTGCCAAACTTGGAGTCAAGGTTCTTGGTACACCTATTGAAACTATCATCACCACCGAGGACCGAGATCTTTTCGCCAAAGCCATGGAGGAGATTGGAGAGAAATGCGCTGAATCAGCCAGTGCCGTCACccttgaagaagctaaagtaGCTGCCAATAACATTGGTTATCCAGTCATTATCAGAGCTGCTTTCGCCCTCGGTGGTCTCGGTTCAGGTTTCGCACAGAATGACGAAGAGCTTACCGAACTTTGTAACAAGGCTTTCGCCACGTCTCCTCAAGTTTTGGTTGAGAAGTCTatgaaaggatggaaagaaatcGAATATGAGGTCGTCAGAGATTGTAGAAATAACTGCATCACAGTGTGTAACATGGAG AACTTTGATCCCTTGGGTATCCATACCGGTGACTCCATTGTTGTCGCTCCCTCTCAAACACTTTCAGATGCCGATTATAACATGCTTCGAACCACTGCCGTAAATGTTATCCGACATCTCGGTGTTATTGGTGAATGTAATATCCAATACGCTCTTAACCCTTACTCAAAGGAATACTGCATCATCGAGGTCAACGCCCGTCTCTCTCGATCTTCTGCTCTTGCGTCAAAGGCTACTGGGTACCCCCTCGCCTTCATTGCCGCAAAATTGGGACTCAATATCCCCCTCAATGAAATCAAGAACTCTGTCACCAAGCTCACTTCCGCTTGTTTCGAGCCTTCTTTGGATTACTGTGTAGTCAAAATTCCCCGATGGGATTTGAAAAAGTTCAACCGAGTCAGTACTGCTTTGAGCAGTTCCATGAAGTCGGTTGGTGAAGTTATGGCTATTGGTCGAACCTTCGAGGAGACCATTCAGAAAGCTATCAGGTGTATTGACGATCAATTCCCTGGTTTCGGTGAACACACCTTTGTCGAGGATATCGATTACGAGCTCGCTAACCCTACCGACAAGCGACTCTTCGCTATTGCCACTGCTCTTAAAAGGGGTTACTCAGTTGAAAAGCTAAACAAGATGTCTAACATCGACCCTTGGTTTTTGACTAGACTAGAGAGGTTATCGAAGACCGAGAAGCTCATCTC CAACTATAACGCCTCCACTGTACCCAACCAGCTTATTCGAAACGCTAAACAATTAGGTTTCTCGGATCGACAGATCGCTAAGGCCCTCAGTTCTAACGAGCTTGCCGTTCGTCGGCTTCGTATCGAAGCTGGAATCTCTCCTTTCGTCAAGCAGATCGACACTGTTGCTGCCGAGTTCCCTGCTTTCACCAACTACTTGTACACCACTTACAATGCCAGTGAACACGATGTTACCTTTGACGACAATGGGGTCATGGTGCTTGGTTCCGGTGTTTACCGAATCGGATCTTCCGTTGAATTCGATTGGTGTGCTGTTCGAGCTATTCGAACTCTCCGACAGCAAGGCATGAAGACTGTCATGATCAACTACAATCCCGAGACAGTGTCTACCGATTACGATGAAGCCGACAAGCTCTACTTTGAGAATATCTCTCTCGAGACGGTTCTCGATATCTACGACATCGAGCGATCGAGCGGTCTCGTTTTGTCCATGGGTGGTCAAACTCCAAACAACATTGCTCTGGCTCTTCACCGACAAAACGTGAAGATCTACGGTACTTCCCCCGAGATGATCGACACTGCTGAAAATCGATACAAATTCTCTCGAATGCTTGACAAAATCGGTGTTGATCAACCTCTATGGAGAGAACTTACCAGTTTTTCTGAAGCTAAAACTTTCTGTGACAAGGTTGGTTACCCTGTCCTTGTCCGACCTTCATACGTGCTTTCCGGTGCTGCGATGAACGTTGTGTTCTCCGAGGACGATCTCGAATCATACCTTGGTCAAGCTACCGACGTCTCCCGTGATCACCCTGTGGTCATCTCCAAGTACAttgaagaagccaaagagATTGAAATGGACGCCGTCGCTCGAGATGGTAAAATGGTCATGCACTACATCTCCGAGCATGTCGAGAACGCTGGTGTTCACTCAGGTGACGCTACTCTCATCTTGCCTCCTCAAGATCTCGACCCAGAGACCATCCGAAAGATTGAAATCGCTACCCAAAAGATCGGTCAAGCTCTTAACGTCACTGGTCCTTAcaacatccaattcatcGCGAAGGATAACGAGATCAAAGTCATCGAATGTAATCTTCGAGCTGCTCGATCATTCCCCTTCGTCTCCAAGGTCACTGGTATCGATGCTATCGAGCTTGCCACCAAGGTCATGCTCGGTCTCCCTGTAACCCCCTACCCTGATGTGAAGATGCCTCCTAACTATGTCGGTGTTAAGGTCCCTCAATTCTCCTTCAGCCGATTATCTGGTGCAGACCCCATTCTTGGTGTAGAAATGGCCTCTACCGGTGAGGTCGCATGTTTCGGTAAGGACAAATACGAGGCGTATCTCAAGGCACTCATTTCAACTGGTATCTTACCTCCCAAGAAGAACATTCTCCTATCTGTGGGTTCattcaaggagaagatggaaatgtTGCCTGTTGTCCATAAGTTACATCGACAAGGTTACAACCTCTTCGCTACTGCTGGTACCTCCGATTTCTTCCAAGAACACGGCATTCCCGTCAAATTCCTCGAAGCTCTTGGATCAGAGAACGATCTTAATCCTCAAAAGGCAGAATACTCATTGACTCAACATTTGGCCAACAACCTGATTGACTTATATATCAACTTGCCTTCCAAGAACCGATCTAGACGACCTGCATCGTACATCTCCCAAGGTTACAGATCTCGACGAATGGCTGTTGACTTTGCTATCCCTCTTATCACCAACGTCAAATGTGCTAAACTCTTTATCGAAGCTATTCTTAAAAAGCCCACTTTCGATATCACCAGCGTGGATTACAAGACCTCTCATGAGACATTCACCTTCCCAAGTCTCGTCTCCGTACAGGCCTTCGTTCCTGGTGCTGCTGAACCCAACTCAAACGACTTTGGCGAGGCAAGTCAAGCCGCCATCAGAGGTGGTTTCACAGTCATGCAGATGGTACCCCAAGGTGTCGCTTCagctgtcgaagatgaaatctCCCTTCAACGAGCTCAAGCCAACGCTACTGGTGCCTCTCATTGtgactacttcttctccgtcGCTGCTACTGCCGATAACGCTTCCCGTCTTGGGGACGCTCTGGCTGCTGGTGCAAAGGCGTTATTCATTCCTTTCAACAACTTCTTCGGATCTGTCAACAAGGTCACCAGTGTCGCACAACACTTTGCTGCTTGGCCAGCAGACAAGCCTATCGTCACTGATGCTAGAGCCACCGACCTCGCTTCCATCTTGCTTCTTGCGAGCTTGAACGCTAGATCCATCCATATCGCCAGTGTTTCTACAAGAGACGATATCCTGTTGATTGCTCTtgcaaaagagaaaggtcTTAACGTTACTTGTGACGTATCCATCTACGCCTTGTTCTACTCCCAATCTGATTTCCCTGGTGCTAAGTGTCTTCCAACGGCCGAAGACCAACAAGCTCTTTGGGATAATTTGGCTActatcgatatcttctccGTCGGTGTACTTCCCTTCGAGCTCGGGACAGCTCTCGGCAAACCTATCTCCGCTAGTTCCGGTGTCGCCGAATCCCTCCCATTGCTGTTGACAGCAGTCGCCGATGGCAGACTTACCCTCGAAGACATCTCAGTTCGACTCAGCGAGAACCCAAGAGCGGTCTTCGGGTTACCTGACCAAGCCCAGACTTAcgttgaagttgaagtcaaCCGAAAGTCTCTTTTCTCACAAGATGGCAAGACCTGGTCTCCTCTCGATGGCAAATCAATTGCTGGAGCTATTCACCGGGTTGTCATCAGCAACCATTCTGTCTTCTTAGACGGATTATCCTTCTCTATGCCCCTTGGCCGAGATGTCTCTACCGCTGGCTCTCGAATCTCAGCTACCAAGCAACCCCGTGGATCCTTCGCCAGCAAGAAACGACCTTCATTCTCCGCTCTCAGATCTCCCACATTCGACCGATCGTCATCTTTCGGACCTCCAGCTCCTGTCAATGACAAACTCATGTCTCTCTCCTCCATTCACCCAGTTAACGTCTCTCCTGTACGAAACTTGCTCTCTCTACAAACCCATCCAGCTTTCACGCGACGACATATCTTATCTGTTAAGCAATTTGACAGAGAAGACCTACATGTCCTTTTCAACTTGGCTTCTGAGATGAGATCTCAAGTGGAACGAACTGGATCTGTTGATACCCTCAGAGGACGAGTTCTATGTACCCTCTTCTACGAACCTTCCACGAggacttcaacttctttcgAGGCGGCAATGAAACGATGTGGTGGTGAAGTTGTGCAAGTCACCGCTTCCACTTCCTCCGTTCAAAAGGGAGAATCATTGGCGGATACTATACGTACTGTCGGATGCTACTCCGACGCTGTTGTGCTCCGACACCCTGCCGTTGGATCCAGCAAATCAGCTGCCAAGTCTAGTCCTGTCCCTATTATTAACGCTGGTGATGGTATCGGAGAACATCCTACCCAAAGTTTGTTGGATGTCTTCTGCATCCGAGAAGAGTTGGGTTCCGTCAACGGTATCACGGTCACTTTAA tCGGTGACCTGAAGAACGGCCGAACAGTCCATTCTCTTGTCAAGTTATTGTCGTTATACGATGTGACTCTCAACTTCGTTTCACCTCCATCGCTCACCATGCCCGACTCAGTGAAATCGGAAGCCTCCCGAGCTGGTGTACGATGGTACGAGTCTACCACTCTTTCCGACGATATCATCGCCAAATCAGATGTACTCTACGCTACTCGAGTGCAAAAAGAGCGATTCGAGAACCTTGGAGAGTACGAGTCTGTCAAGGACATCTATGTGATCAACAACGATGTCCTTGCCAAAGCTAAAGAATCAGCCATTGTCATGCACCCCTTACCTAGGGTGAACGAGATTGATCCCGAGGTAGATTTCGATTCAAAGAGAGCTGCGTATTTCAGACAAATGAGATATGGTCTTTTC GTACGAATGGCTCTTCTCACCCTTGTTCTTGGCGCATAA